From the Accumulibacter sp. genome, one window contains:
- a CDS encoding PEP-CTERM sorting domain-containing protein has translation MKSKLLVAAVVAATVTGSAHAAPFFSDDFQSNGVGPNVAPSGWTVSGGTVDIVGPAYFPGLCAPVGAEKCIDLDGSSSDAGVLSRVFSLTGGNTYTLSFDLAGNRRGAGTETGTVTFGTSVLGFSMPASQTAYANLSLLFTPGSSGNYSLSFANDGGDNMGAILDNVVITVESNDVPVPGTLGLLAAAVVAGIAARRRRN, from the coding sequence ATGAAATCGAAGCTTCTTGTCGCTGCTGTCGTTGCCGCGACCGTTACCGGTAGCGCGCATGCAGCGCCATTCTTCAGCGATGACTTCCAGTCGAACGGTGTGGGCCCCAATGTCGCACCGAGCGGTTGGACGGTGTCGGGTGGCACCGTCGACATCGTGGGTCCCGCTTATTTTCCCGGACTGTGTGCTCCGGTGGGCGCCGAGAAGTGCATTGACCTCGATGGCAGCAGCAGCGACGCGGGAGTCCTGTCGCGGGTGTTTTCGCTCACTGGCGGCAACACCTACACGCTGAGCTTCGATCTTGCCGGAAACCGTCGCGGCGCGGGTACCGAGACGGGGACGGTCACTTTCGGGACATCGGTACTGGGCTTCAGCATGCCGGCCTCGCAGACCGCGTACGCCAATCTGTCGTTGCTGTTCACGCCTGGATCGTCGGGCAATTACAGCCTGTCGTTCGCGAACGACGGTGGTGACAACATGGGCGCCATTCTCGACAACGTGGTGATCACGGTCGAGTCGAATGACGTGCCGGTACCCGGCACGCTCGGCCTGCTGGCCGCCGCGGTTGTCGCCGGCATCGCCGCCAGGCGTCGGCGCAACTGA
- a CDS encoding pirin family protein produces MLQIRKAEDRGHADHGWLQSHHSFSFADYHDPAHMGWGKLRVLNDDLIAVGGGFGMHGHRDMEIVTYVTAGLLGHRDSLGNGTDIAPGDVQRMSAGRGVRHSEFNHAPDQATHLLQIWIEPRREGIEPGYEQRHFPASEKRGRLRLTASPDGAAGSLTIHADAAIHAGLFDGAESARLALDPTRKAYVHVVRGRLVVNGHLLQAGDAALLAAEEHLALGEGDAAEVLVFDLAP; encoded by the coding sequence ATGTTGCAGATACGCAAGGCGGAAGATCGCGGCCACGCCGACCACGGCTGGCTGCAAAGCCATCACTCGTTCTCGTTTGCCGACTACCACGACCCGGCGCACATGGGCTGGGGCAAGCTGCGCGTCCTCAACGACGACCTGATCGCCGTCGGCGGCGGCTTCGGCATGCACGGCCACCGCGACATGGAAATCGTCACCTATGTCACCGCCGGGCTGCTTGGGCACAGGGACAGCCTCGGCAACGGCACCGACATCGCGCCGGGGGACGTGCAGCGCATGAGCGCCGGGCGAGGTGTCCGCCACAGCGAGTTCAACCACGCGCCGGACCAGGCCACCCATCTGCTGCAGATCTGGATCGAGCCGCGCCGCGAGGGAATCGAACCGGGCTACGAGCAGCGGCACTTCCCGGCCAGCGAGAAGCGCGGCCGCCTGCGCCTGACCGCTTCGCCGGACGGCGCTGCCGGCTCGCTGACCATCCATGCCGATGCCGCCATCCACGCCGGGCTTTTCGACGGCGCCGAGTCGGCGCGCCTGGCGCTCGACCCGACACGCAAGGCCTACGTGCATGTCGTCCGTGGTCGGCTCGTCGTCAATGGGCATCTGCTGCAGGCCGGTGATGCCGCTTTGCTGGCCGCTGAGGAGCATCTCGCTCTCGGCGAAGGGGACGCTGCCGAAGTCCTGGTTTTCGATCTCGCTCCCTGA
- the bufB gene encoding MNIO family bufferin maturase: MGKPRAAFAAARCGEPSLPAAAGLGLKPEHFLDVLETKPALGFFEIHAENYMVPGGPFHHYLGRLRTDHALSIHGVGLSIGGEAPLDELHLDRLAALIGRYQPESFSEHLAWSSHGGTFYNDLLPAPFDAATLRRVCEHIDRVQSRLGRRMLLENPATYVEFAASDRDEATFIGEVVARTGCGLLLDLNNAYVSCTNHGRDVQAYLRALPLAAVGEIHLAGFARQVDSLGAPLLIDSHGAPVAEAVWALYDEALRLIGPVATLLERDNDLPAFPVLLAEALAAGRRLDACRALPPLRAQAA; this comes from the coding sequence GTGGGCAAGCCACGGGCGGCGTTTGCCGCCGCCCGCTGCGGAGAGCCCTCGCTGCCCGCCGCAGCGGGCCTCGGGCTCAAGCCCGAGCACTTCCTCGACGTGCTCGAAACGAAACCGGCGCTCGGCTTCTTCGAGATCCACGCCGAGAACTACATGGTGCCGGGCGGACCCTTCCACCATTACCTCGGCCGCCTCCGCACCGACCATGCGCTGTCGATCCATGGCGTCGGCCTGTCGATCGGCGGTGAGGCGCCGCTCGACGAACTCCACCTCGACCGCTTGGCCGCGCTGATCGGCCGTTACCAGCCGGAATCGTTCTCCGAGCACCTGGCCTGGTCGTCGCACGGCGGCACGTTCTACAACGATCTGCTGCCGGCACCGTTCGATGCGGCGACGCTGCGGCGCGTCTGCGAGCACATCGACCGCGTGCAGAGCCGCCTCGGGCGCCGCATGCTGCTCGAGAACCCTGCCACCTACGTCGAGTTTGCCGCCTCCGATCGTGACGAAGCCACGTTCATCGGCGAAGTCGTCGCACGCACCGGTTGCGGCCTGCTGCTCGACCTGAACAACGCCTACGTCTCGTGCACCAACCACGGGCGCGACGTGCAGGCCTACCTGCGGGCGTTGCCGCTGGCGGCGGTCGGCGAAATCCACCTCGCCGGTTTCGCGCGGCAGGTCGACAGCCTTGGCGCGCCACTCCTCATCGACAGCCACGGGGCACCGGTGGCCGAAGCGGTATGGGCGCTGTATGACGAAGCGCTGCGGCTCATCGGTCCGGTGGCGACGCTGCTCGAGCGCGACAACGACCTGCCTGCCTTTCCGGTGCTGCTGGCCGAGGCGCTGGCGGCCGGCCGGAGGCTCGACGCGTGCCGTGCGCTTCCCCCGCTGCGGGCGCAGGCGGCATGA
- a CDS encoding DNA-binding domain-containing protein: MTRVADNRAFAAALLDPGQPAPDGLVSWNGSDPAQRFAVYRNNVTVSLIDALSETFPVVRQLVGESFFRAMASEFVRRSPPRSPVLAWYGDAFADFAAAFPPAASVPYLADIARLEYARVLAFHAADVAPAALADVAACLAEPLILPSLRLHLQPSLRLIDSPFAIVSLWGAHQGGGDLATIDPLQPECALVLRQGLSLAVMTVPRAAGRFIAALQLGAALGDAVLEASMAEAPFDPAPALGLLIGHDLLVGIGQSPEQQGEQP, from the coding sequence ATGACCCGCGTCGCCGACAATCGCGCATTCGCCGCCGCGCTGCTCGACCCGGGGCAGCCGGCGCCGGACGGCCTCGTCAGCTGGAATGGCTCCGACCCGGCGCAGCGCTTCGCCGTCTACCGCAACAACGTCACCGTCTCGCTGATCGACGCCCTGTCGGAGACCTTCCCGGTCGTTCGACAACTGGTCGGCGAAAGCTTTTTCCGCGCCATGGCGAGCGAGTTCGTGCGCCGGTCGCCGCCGCGTTCTCCGGTGCTCGCCTGGTATGGCGATGCCTTTGCCGATTTCGCCGCCGCCTTTCCGCCCGCGGCCAGCGTGCCCTACCTCGCCGACATCGCGCGCTTGGAATACGCACGCGTGCTTGCCTTCCACGCCGCCGATGTTGCACCGGCTGCACTGGCCGATGTCGCCGCGTGCCTTGCCGAGCCCCTGATTCTGCCCAGCTTGCGCCTGCACCTGCAGCCCTCGCTGCGGCTGATCGACTCGCCGTTTGCCATCGTTTCGCTGTGGGGCGCGCACCAGGGCGGCGGTGACCTCGCCACCATTGACCCGCTGCAACCGGAATGCGCGCTGGTGCTGCGCCAGGGGCTGTCGCTTGCCGTGATGACGGTGCCGCGGGCAGCCGGCCGCTTCATCGCCGCGCTGCAGCTCGGCGCGGCGCTCGGCGACGCCGTGCTGGAAGCCTCAATGGCAGAGGCGCCCTTCGACCCCGCGCCCGCCCTCGGCCTCCTGATCGGACACGATCTGCTGGTCGGCATCGGGCAGTCCCCTGAACAGCAAGGAGAACAACCATGA
- a CDS encoding DoxX family protein, whose translation MTAHHSDRCLVRKSVDQLSRIPDSLIAFLARFALAATFWASGQTKVQGMAINFVSGEFEFGWPRLADSVIELFRDEYRLPLIPPEVAAPMAACAEHLFPLLLLIGLATRFSALALLAMTAVIQIFVYPDAYALHGTWAAGLLFLVARGGGAFSLDALLAGRYACSCPARTGARAAAQPGRP comes from the coding sequence ATGACCGCCCACCATTCCGACCGCTGCCTGGTGCGCAAGTCCGTCGATCAGCTCAGCCGCATTCCCGACTCGCTGATCGCCTTCCTCGCCCGCTTCGCGCTCGCTGCCACCTTCTGGGCGTCCGGCCAGACCAAGGTGCAGGGCATGGCCATCAATTTCGTCAGCGGCGAGTTCGAGTTCGGCTGGCCACGGCTTGCCGATTCGGTGATCGAGCTGTTTCGCGACGAATACCGGCTGCCGCTCATTCCGCCCGAAGTGGCCGCACCGATGGCGGCCTGCGCCGAACACCTCTTCCCGCTGCTGCTGCTGATCGGGCTGGCGACGCGATTTTCCGCGCTGGCGCTGCTCGCCATGACAGCGGTGATCCAGATCTTCGTCTACCCTGATGCCTACGCGTTGCACGGCACCTGGGCGGCGGGCCTGCTCTTCCTGGTTGCCAGGGGAGGCGGTGCGTTCTCGCTCGATGCGCTGCTCGCTGGCCGGTATGCCTGCTCCTGCCCGGCACGGACGGGCGCGCGAGCAGCGGCGCAACCCGGCCGACCCTGA
- a CDS encoding BufA1 family periplasmic bufferin-type metallophore — MHQNDTTRHASAAALALALGAALTMAAAPAIAADAAKEKCYGVAMKGKNDCKAGAGTSCAGSSTKDYQGNAWTYVPAGTCEKTASPTSPTGTGQLKEFKEKKA; from the coding sequence ATGCACCAGAACGACACCACCCGCCACGCTTCCGCTGCCGCTCTTGCCCTTGCCCTGGGCGCTGCCCTGACCATGGCTGCCGCACCGGCGATCGCCGCCGATGCGGCCAAGGAGAAGTGCTACGGCGTCGCCATGAAGGGCAAGAATGACTGCAAGGCCGGGGCCGGTACCTCGTGCGCGGGCAGCTCGACGAAGGACTACCAGGGCAATGCCTGGACCTACGTCCCCGCGGGCACCTGCGAGAAGACCGCGTCACCGACCTCGCCGACCGGCACGGGGCAGCTCAAGGAATTCAAGGAGAAGAAGGCCTGA